TTTCGCGTGTAGCAGACCCCACGTGCGGGGATAAAACCACCTGATCCATCCTCAGCAGACTGGCGGGGACATCCGGCTCGTTCGCAAAGACATCCAACCCCGCCCCGGCGATCTCCCCCGCCTCCAGGGCAGCGATCAGATCGTCTTCCTTAACCACCGACCCGCGGGCGATATTGATCAAATATCCCTGCGGCCCAATCGCCCGGAGAACCTCCCGGTCCACCGTATGCCGCGTCTCCGGCCCGCCCGAACAGGCAAGGATCAGAAAATCGCAGGCCTCGGCCAGCGCATTCAATTTACCATAATAGTCGTAGGGTATATCACTTTTCGGGGAACGGCTGCAATATTTTATTTTCATATTATGCGCGGCCACCCGCCGCGCAATCGCCTGCCCGATTTTCCCCATCCCGTAAATCCCCGCAACCTTGCCGGAAAGGCTGGTGGACAGCGGAAATCCGCCCTTCATCCAACCGCCTTCCCGCACAAACCGGTCGCCCGCAATCCCCCGTCTTGCCACGTTCAAAAGCAGCTGCATGGCCAGATCCGCCGTATCGTCGGTCAGAACATCCGGCGTATTCGTCACAACAATCCCGCGCTCTTTGGCGACCTTCAGGTCGATATTGTCGTACCCCGCCCCGAACTGCCCGATAATCTTAAGGTTAGGCAACCGCACCATCAGGTCTCCTTTGACCCCCTCGCAGTCATAGGTTGAGAGAATGGCGGAAACCCTCGCCCCCTCTTTCTCCAGAACGTCCTCCCGCACAGCCTTCTCCCAAAAAGGGATCACATTATAATGTACGCCAAGCAGCTTCATCTCATCCGGCAGGATGGCTTTAAGGACAAGAACCGTAGGCTTCATTTTCGATCTTCTTTCCAGACGCTGCGCCAAATCCCAAAACGCTTGCGTCCAAGGGCAGGCCTATGGTTTATGACAGTATTGTGAATTTTGTATATGAAGGCCCGCGCAAAAACAACATGACAAACACGCAAAAGAAAAAGCTGTTTATCAAGACTTGGGGCTGTCAGATGAACGTCTACGACAGCAAGCGCATGGCCGACATCCTCTCCCCGCTCGGCTATCAGGAAACGGACGCCCCCGAGCAGGCCGACATGATGATCCTCAACACCTGCCACATCCGCGAAAAGGCGACCGATAAGGTCTTCTCCGAACTCGGCCGCCTCCGCGAACATAAAGAGGAGCGCGAAAAAGCCGGGAATAAGGTGATGATCGCCGTCGCCGGCTGTGTCGCGCAGGCCGAAGGCGACTTCATCCTCGAACGTGCCCCCTTCGTCGATATGGTCTTCGGCCCCCAATCCTATCATGAACTCCCCGAAATGGTCCTCAAGGCCAACGGCAACGAGCGCGTCGTCAACACGGATTTCCCTGCAGTATCAAAGTTCGATCTTTTGCCCGACGAGCATAAAAGCCAGGGCGTAACCGCCTTCCTTTCTATTCA
The sequence above is drawn from the Alphaproteobacteria bacterium genome and encodes:
- a CDS encoding 2-hydroxyacid dehydrogenase, whose protein sequence is MKPTVLVLKAILPDEMKLLGVHYNVIPFWEKAVREDVLEKEGARVSAILSTYDCEGVKGDLMVRLPNLKIIGQFGAGYDNIDLKVAKERGIVVTNTPDVLTDDTADLAMQLLLNVARRGIAGDRFVREGGWMKGGFPLSTSLSGKVAGIYGMGKIGQAIARRVAAHNMKIKYCSRSPKSDIPYDYYGKLNALAEACDFLILACSGGPETRHTVDREVLRAIGPQGYLINIARGSVVKEDDLIAALEAGEIAGAGLDVFANEPDVPASLLRMDQVVLSPHVGSATRETRSLMGRLVVENLNAFFEGRPLLTPVLT